In Arachis stenosperma cultivar V10309 chromosome 1, arast.V10309.gnm1.PFL2, whole genome shotgun sequence, one DNA window encodes the following:
- the LOC130934504 gene encoding uncharacterized protein LOC130934504, translating to MHERTPFFDTGEEDCNLDGGVEFRVGHKFRSREAVLQGVKNYSIRGSAEYRVIESDQFKYHVQCRQAENGCQWSLCVALREVRRVGGVHSCLAPTMSQDHCQLDSSLICRVILLLIQSNPSISILILQGTVQASYYFKPSNKKVWMAKQKAIAQIYGDWEESYNKVTKLFKALQSCFPGTICDLRVKPFYDGHLLVRDSSMFDKVFWNFPSCVEDFNHCKPFVSVDGTYLYSRYGGVLLILVAQDGNSNILPIAFAIVEFESTESWSFFLTNLRCHVTPQDGLLVISDRS from the exons ATGCATGAGAGGACTCCGTTTTTTGATACAGGTGAAGAGGATTGCAACCTGGACGGCGGTGTAGAGTTTCGGGTTGGCCATAAGTTTAGAAGCCGAGAGGCAGTACTTCAGGGTGTGAAGAACTACAGTATTAGGGGTAGTGCGGAGTACCGGGTGATTGAATCAGACCAGTTCAAGTACCATGTGCAGTGCCGTCAAGCTGAGAATGGGTGTCAATGGAGCCTCTGTGTGGCCCTTCG GGAGGTTCGGAGGGTGGGTGGAGTGCATAGTTGTCTAGCACCCACCATGTCTCAAGACCATTGTCAGTTAGATAGCAGTCTGATCTGTAGAGTTATCTTGCTGTTGATTCAGTCCAACCCCTCTATAAGCATTCTAATTTTGCAAGGTACGGTCCAAGCAAGCTATTACTTCAAACCGTCCAACAAAAAGGTGTGGATGGCCAAGCAGAAGGCAATTGCACAGATATACGGAGATTGGGAAGAGTCGTACAATAAGGTTACGAAGTTGTTTAAGGCACTTCAAAGCTGTTTTCCTGGTACCATTTGTGACCTACGCGTCAAACCGTTCTATGATGGACACCTCTTGGTACGTGACAGCAGTATGTTCGACAAGGTATTTTGGAATTTTCCGTCATGTGTCGAAGACTTCAACCATTGCAAGCCTTTTGTGTCTGTAGATGGTACGTATCTGTATAGCAGGTACGGTGGTGTGTTGCTTATTCTGGTGGCGCAAGATGGGAATAGCAACATCCTGCCTATTGCTTTTGCCATTGTGGAGTTCGAGAGCACCGAGTCATGGTCGTTCTTCCTAACTAATCTGAGATGCCATGTCACCCCACAAGATGGCCTGCTGGTTATCTCCGACAGATCTTAG